TTTTTTTGGACTTCTTATCGCATTTCTTATTCAGCTAAAAAATAATGCACAAGGTGATGATCCAAAGGCTCTTGAGTCTGCCTTAATTGGTAAGGCTATACCATCTTTTCAGTTACCTTCACTACTTGACCCACAAAAAACAGTAGATGATAGTTTAGTAAAAGCAGGAAAACCTCGTTTACTCAACGTATGGGCGACTTGGTGCCCAACCTGTATAGCAGAGCACTATTACCTTACTGAGCTTGCAAAACAAGGAGTAGAGATTATTGGTGTTAATTATAAAGATGAGCAAGAAAAGGCCTTAAAATTCTTATCAAACAACAAAAACCCTTATATCAATGTTATTTTTGACCGAAGAGGTTCTCTTGGGCTAGATCTAGGCGTTTATGGTGCACCTGAAACTTTTATTATTGATGGCAATGGTATTATTCACTACCGCTATGCAGGTGATGTAAATGAAAATGTCTGGCAAACTATTTTAAAACCGATTTATGAGAAATTAAAATAAATGAAAAAATGGCTTTTACTTCTACTACTTCCAACGCTAAGTATAGCAACCATTGAACCACAGCAATTCGATAGCCCTCAGCAAGAGGCAGACTATCGAGCATTAATTCAAGAATTACGCTGTCCCCAGTGCCAAAACAACAATATTGCCGACTCTAACGCAACAATTGCCGAAGATATGCGTTATAAAAGTTTAGAACTATTGAAACAAGGAAAAAATAAAGAAGAAGTCATTCACTATATGGTTGAACGATATGGTAATTTTGTTACTTATGATCCGCCAATTACGCCAGCAACCATTTTTCTTTGGTTAATGCCATTGTTGCTTATCAGTATAGGGATTTTAATTATGGCTAGCCGCCGAAAATTAGCTACTCAAGCTAAAAATTCCTCACCAAAAACAATAAATAATCTCGATCATACTCGCCTTCAACAAATTTTGAACGAGCAAGGCAATAAGGACAAATAATGAAATTTTGGATAATTTTAGCTTTCATCACTCTAATAATTAGCTGTATAGCATTCTATCCTCTACTGAAAAAAAATCTGCATATTAACAACCAAAAACGAGATAAATTAAATAAAGCTTTCTATTTCAACCGCTTGCAAGAAGTTGAACGAGAGGCGAATGAGGGGATAATTGACGATCCAGAACAGACAAAATTAGAACTACAACAAAGCCTTTTGGAAGATATTCCAACGGATAACGAACTCTCCCTTTCTCACAAAAATTCTCTCGGTAAAATTTGGTTTATTGGTTTACTCCTTACCCTTGGTACAGTAAGTACAGCCGTTTATCTAAACGTTGGATCTTGGTTTGTTGGCACAATGGTAGAAAATAATCATAAAAAATTAGACTATTTCTACGAGCGGCTTAAGAATGAAGAGAATGAACCACTTTCTTCCGAAGAAATCAATCAATTCGCTATTGCATTACGTGTAGAATTACAATCTCGCCCACAAGATGATAGTGCGTGGTTCTTACTAGGACAAATCGGAATGGCGACAGAAAATTTCTCAATGGCACTAGAAAGTTATGCTAAAGCCACTGAAATCAAACCTAATAACCTACTATATAAACAAAAATATGCCGAAATGCTTATGTCATCTAATGATCCTAAAGACAAAATGGCTGGTGAAAAAATTATCTTTACAATAATCAACCAAGATCCAAGCAATCTCGGGGCATTACGATTACTCGCTTTTTCACAATTTGAAAAGGGCGAATTTGAAATGGCAGCCAAAACGTGGGAAATGATGCTCAAACTATTACCCGAGAATGACTCAAGCAGAACAGTTATTGAACGTAGTATTCAATCGGCTTTATCACTGATGAAAGCTCAACACAGTAGTCCACCAGTGCAACCTTCCCCTTTACCGAAACAACCATAAGAAATCGCTTTAAGCTATTTTAATAGCGGTGAGATAAACACAATTTTTTACATTAAAAATAAAAGGGCTGATTAATATCAGCCTTTTTATTTATGTTTATTAAACCTTCTCTAAAAGAGTAAAATCACCAATGCAAGCGCTGTACCAGCGGCAATTATCCAACGACCTTGTGTAAATAATTTCGATCTTAGTGGGAACATTAAAAACGCACTTAATGCAAAAAATAGTAAACAGAAACCGAATAATGTTCTCAACCACGCATAACGATAAGTTGAATTACCTTTATGTAGATCAACTAATGTTTGTAGCCATTTTGGGTAGGACAACAACGTATAATTAGCCATACGAGAAGCTTTGTTATAAGTTCCTTGCTCAAAATAAACCAAATCTCCCTCAGTTTTTAAAATCTTAAATTCTTTAATTTTTAACGCCTTTCCTAGATCTGTTTTACCTAAATCAATCGCTTCAGCTTGCTCCACAGACAATGCTTTTTCTATATGAACAGGATATTTAAACAAATTAATATCCCGATAAATCAATATCATTCCACTAATTGAATACATTGCCATAATCACTAAAAGAAAAAAACCTAAATAACGATGAACCTTGCGTACAACAGTATTGATCTGATTTTCCATTTCTACGTCCTCTCACAAAATATTAAAAAATAAGTAATGCGTATCATTCTTATCAATTTAAGATTGCCTATTATACGAAATTTATCAGACGAATAACTATCATTTTTAAAAGTCAGACCATTAGGAAAGGGAAGTAAAAGAAAGGAAATACAGTGAAATATAGAACAATAGCCGCATAAAGAATCGGCACGCTAATCACCAAATTTTGTGGGCGGACAAAATAATTGTGAACTAAAATGAATGAAACATGTATTTTTTCTAGGGCAATTCCAAATAAGTGACAAAATATATATAAACTAGTAAAGGCATCACAAGTTAGTATATAGTTTATAAAGTAACAAAATAGTTTTAAACTATCATCTGCTTTCTCTATTTAAAAATAGAGTAGTCATAATTTCTACTCTGCATAGGATTAAAATTGAAACCAAGCCATTTTTTCTCAGTCTCTAGCTCAACCTTCCCCTCCTAAACCGTCTCCTCAACACTTCTCATTAATGAAGAAAACTGTTCATTATCTTGTTTGAGTCGCTCAATTATTTGTTTGGCGGCAATTTGCATCTCTGGCACTTCCATAGGGGATGCCCCCTCTCAAATACTCCTGAGAGGTGAGAATACTCATTGTTAATCCTGTCAATTAAGACAGCAGGAATACTATCTTCACCCAAAAATGCACTTAGGGTTTTTAGCGTCATACCTTGATCAGGATATCTATAATAGAGAAAAATCTCGAAAAACTTCCTCGCATTGTTTGCAAAATTATAAAAGGTCACATAGTTGGTATCATCGATAGTATCAAGAGAGGCACATTTACAGATCTGATGGAATAGGTAGTTAAACTCGGTCACATAATCTTTTAAGTTCGAAGGCATGGCCTGTAAGGAAGATTTTTTATCTTGTCTAGCCACAATAAAGTAAGCTTTCTGATATTTTTTCACCTTGCCGCCTTCGGGAGTAAAATAATTACCTTCCAGCCTCTTTAGATATTTCAAGAAATCAAGGTTGTGTGTTGATACAAACAGTTGTGCAAACTTACCCTTCTCGACCACTTCCGCATTTAATAGGCTATAAATAAAGAAAATATGGTTGCCATCGAGCGAGGAGATGGGATCATCAATCCAAATAATGGGTTTTGAGTCTTTGGTTGCGATATCATCCAACTTGGCCAAAAAGTAGCAAAATGCCAGCAAGCTGCATTCACCTTCACTAAGGTGATAAGCTTTCTTACCGTCACGGAGCACTTCAAACCGAATACGTTTTACATCTTGCGTTGGCCCCTCACCCTTTTTAGCCTCCAGTGTCAAAAATTGATGCCCGAAAAAATTATTTAGATATTCATTTACCTTTTTAGCCCCTTTTTCTTCATCATTCAGTTCACGTTTCTTAGCCATAACTTGTGCTTGTTGAGCCTCGTCTCTTTTTTGCTGTAAGGCTTCAATTGAATTGAGTTGTGTTTGGTAATCAATCGTAAGCAAATACTCAGCGACCTCTTTCAATCGCAAGTTGGCTTTGGCCTTGGTTTGTTCGCCAGCTAATGAGCTGCTAAATAACTCTGATTGGGCGCAAAGGTCACTATACTCCTGCCAAATTTGCATTAGATTCGCTGTACCATCAGCGGGGCTCTCATAGTCTTTAACGTTTAAAATATCACCTTTTCGCGCCCTCAGCTGCTTGGCTAAATTACCTAAAGCAAATTGATAGTCTTTGATTGCTGCTTTTAACCTTAAATCCAAGGCGGTTAGTTGTGAGTGAAACTTGGAATAAAAAACAGATTGATCAATGGTAAGTGCGTCATGAACTCTTTGATTCTCGGTTTCTATCTTAGCAAGTAACGCATCAATTGACTTTTCTAATAGCTCAGATTCTACATCAAAGTGCTTATCAAGCTCAGCCCATCGTTCAGCCGAAATTTCATTGTCGCAAAATGCGCACTTTTCATGCTTATTTCGATGATTAGTACGACCTTCATTAACCCAACGGTTAAGCACTGCATCTTTTACTAATTCCTGAATTTTGTCAGACTCACTGATGGGCTTGGTTATTAGCGTTTCAACTTGTTGTGCCAAGCTCAAAAAACTTAGCTGAGGTGAATAAAATTTAGGTATTGCAAGCAAAACCCTTTCATCAATCAGCTTTTCGTGCTCGCTCACTTGCTCTGATGTTAACTGCTGAAAATCAGGGCTACTAACAGTTGTGATATCGGTCTTTAATTTGGTAATGGTATAATTTTGGTCACCAAAACGTTCAGGCTTATATTTAATACCAATATCTCTATTAGTCGCTTTATCACTCAATTGCTTTTCTAGATTATCCTTTAACTGATTATAGGATCCTAAAGCATCATGATATTCATCAGCGGCCTGTTTTTTATCTGCAAACAGACCAGTTTCCTGACCTTCAACATTAGAGCCCAACTCCACTTCAAGAATTTTAATCTCTTGTTCAATCTTATTATTGTCATCACCTAAAATAGCAAGTGGTTCAATACTGTCATCTGGATTGGTGATAAATCGAAGGTTATCTCTAATAAAGTCTTCGTTGAAGACACGAATATTCTTGCTATTGCTGGATAAGGATGCCAGTGTCACGACTGATTTATCAGTAAATTTCAGTTCAAATGAAGGCCCCCATATTTATCTGATAAATAACCAGTCTCTAGAGCACGGATAATGCGGGATAGAGTAGTCTTCCCAGAATAGTTACGACCATAGATAATATTAATATCAACAAAGTTTTGAACGGAACCACCATTATTTCTTACTTCGGAATCCCAATTGAAATCATCAAATACACCAAGCTTCTTAATATACGGAATATTCTTTATCATCGTAAACAAATCTCCTCTCTGCCATCATCTCAACATAAAGTACCTTTATGCATGAATCTCAAATATGACAGCTTTAAAACTATTATTCATATAAACACCGTATTAATAATTAGTATCTCGATATTAAAGAGCTTATAACTCGTTATCCATACATGGGCGAAGGTAATTCAGGATATGCCCTATATATATGAAGAAATACCCGCTCAGTAATATCTGAAATTTCATCCTCTTCATATTTCTCAATGGGTAATCCTGTTCTTTCATCATAAAGAAAGTCAAATATCTGTTGCTTAACAGCATCGCACGTTGATTCTTTTTATTGCCAGTTCGCAATTTTTAACCGCTCTGTCTTAAGCTTTTCTAATAATATAATGGCAATTTTTTTATCCTAGAAATATCTTTTGGCTGCAAATCAGACTTACTAAGGAGATCAAATAATACTAAAGACTCCTCATCTAGGCCTTCCCTGATTGAACGTTTCTCTTCATGGGAGAGAGCTTCATTCAATTTTAATAAGGCTTCAAAAGTCTTCTCAATAACTATACGATCCTTTTCTTGATTATATTCCTTAACCAACTTTTCGTAGTGCTCTTGATAATCGATACGTAATGGGTTTTGCATCATAAGCCGGACTAATCTCTTCTCAACCACTGTTTTAAGCGATTGTACCGTTGTATTCTTTCGTTCCGATCGAGCGAACTCTTGACGAAGCCGTTCGAAATCAATCTGGCTAATATCATAGATTCGACCATCATCTAGTTTTGGCTCTTTAGTCTTATATGTTGTAGTATCAATACTAGCATCAACTATCTCATACAGATCTTTCATAATACCTGAAATATCAGCTTTATACCTGAAATATCAGCTTTCTCTTTATCCGCCTGCAAACTTTTATAGAGGATGTTAATTGCATCACGTAAATCACGATAATCATTAATACCTACCGCATTAATACAGGCTTTAAACTTATTAAATACTTCTCGGGTCATTATCTCAAAACGTTTCCTCGTTTCATCATTTTGATTAATAATTTCTTTGGCCTGAGCGATCACTGCATTCTTGGCAAAGCCTATTTCTGTAATAATCTGGCTTAACTCACAATCATGCTTGCGTAAAAACTCAACAACAAAACCAATAGATTCATTTAGATCCTCTAGTAATTCTACCTTAGGCTTTGCAGGCATACTCTCACCTTCACCGCCACCGTGCCCCTCATCACCAGCTCCGGCAAAAGTTGCTAAGGCTTTACGTAGATTTTTTAATATGCCACAGTAGTCCACAACCAGCCCATTATTCTTTCCTTCTGATATTCGGTTTGCTCTAGCAATAGCCTGCATCAAGGTATGGGCCTTCAATGGCTTATCTAAATAAAGAGTAGACAATGTTGGTACATCAAATCCAGTTAACTACATAGCACACACTACAGCTACTCTAAATGGATGTTCACTAGATTTAAACGCATCTTCCATATTCAACCGAGAACCATCAGCAAGTTCAAACCCTTCCTTGAGCAACTGTCTATGAGGTTTAATATCTAGCCCCCATTTTTCGAACTTAGCAATTTCTCCTTGTTCCTCACTGACTACAACAGCCATCCGAGATTCTTTCATCCATGTTAGTTGACGCTCTCGCCAAGCTAAGTCCTGTTCATCAATTGCCAACATAAGCTCTTTTTCTTTAACTTTTATATCTTGTTGCCAGTAAAGTTCTATCAATTTGTACATACGCACGCAAGTAATTTTGTCAAGGCATACAAACATAGCTTTACCCGTTTCCCATGCATTAGAATAGTGTGCCACAAAATCACGGGCAATATGATCTAGCCTACTCGTTGCTGTAATGATGTGATAATCACGCTTTAGTTCTCTCTCCAATCTCTGCTGGACATCTACATCTTCAATTCATCCAATTTTTCCGCTATGCGCTCATTAATGCCTTTAGGGTCTGCAACCGTATGCTCATTACCATCCTCATCGATGAATACCAACTCTTCACCACGGGCATCATAGTACAAAGGTACTGTTGCTTTATCTTCAACAGCTCTCTGAAAATCATAAGTCGAAATGTAATCACCAAAGACCTTCTTAGTAATCTCATCATCTTTAAATAAGGGCGTACCGGTAAAACCGATAAAATTAGCATTAGGCAATGCATTACGCATATTTAATGACAAGATCCCATATTGTGTGCGGTGTGCCTCATCAGTCATAACAATAATATCATCACGCTCAGAGTAAGGATCTTTAGGATCTACTTTTTCGTTAAACTTTTGAATCAAAGTAAACACAAATGCCTTTTGCTGGCTAATTAGTGCTTTCAGGTCTTTACCACTATCCGCACGCCAGGGATCTTTATCATTATCTACCAAACCGCAGCCTGCGAAGGTTTTATAAATTTGTGTATCAAGGTCACTTCGGTCGGTCAGAACCACAAAGGTATAATTTCCACCTAGCTTTCTACGCACCATCTGAGCAAAAAACACAATAGAATAGGACTTGCCAGAGCCTTGAGTATGCCAAAAAACCCCTAGCCTCCCCATCTTCTCTCCACGATTAATTACCGCATCAATAGCACGGCAAACACCAAGATATTGGTGATTACGGGCAATAATTTTAACCAAACGACCAGAGCTTTGGTCAAACAAAGTGAAGTTTTCAAAAATATTCATAAGATTGATTTTGGAGCAGGTACCCTTCAATAAGGTTTCCATATCTACTACACCAGGCTCACTTTCATTCAAACGTTTCCAATCATTGAAATGTTCAAATTTACTAGAAACCGAACCAATCTTAGCATCAATTCCATTGCCCACAATAATGAAAGCATTATGGTAAAAAAGGTGCGGCACAGTATCTTTATAGTCAGCAAGATTCTGTTCGTAGGCAGCACGAATGTCCTTATGAACATTTTTCACTTCCATAAATAATAGAGGGATGCCATTCACAAAACCTATAAGATCTGCCCTGCGACGATAAATATCACCTTTAATCCAAAACTCTCGTACCAATAAAAAGTGATTATTTTCATAATTATCAAAATCAAATAGGCGAAGTCTCTTCTTTACTCGCTCACCTTTTTCGTTATTAAAGCTCACCTCCACACCATTTTTATGAAGACAATACTTCTCCTTATTCACAGCAACAATGTTAGTAGATGATGGATTTTCACAAACCACTCGCAACGCCTCTTGATATGCGACATCTGGTAATCCAGGATTTAACTCAATCAATTTTTTGCCTAAATAGCGAGTCAACACAATCTCTCGTTCTGAAGTTCGCCCTAAGTCACCTTCTCTACCTAGTTTTTCATACATGCCCAAAACAGATTTATCCCACTTCAACTGATTCAATAGGTAATCTGCAGTAACTTCCTGTACTAAGGATTCTTCTGTCATGGCCATAATTAGATCCTTCTACTTATTATTTATTACTTGGTAACGTACTGGACGGTTAATTTTTTTCACCCCTCCAGCTTCTTCAGCGCGTTTCAACCACTCTGTTACCTGAGATTTATGCAACTGTGTCTTTTCAATCAATACATCAATAGCCACTGGCTCACTAGCTAAATATTCAAGCTCAGAGATAAATAACTGATAAAAATCTATTGTATTTCGTTGTTTGATATCATTATTTGAAAGCTGATCTGAATTAATTATTGTCTCTTCCTGTTTTTCATTTTCTGTAACTTCGCCCTCTAGCTGGATAATTTCTTCTTTAGCCTTAGTTTTTGAACAAGAATTAGAATCCTCCTCAGCAAATAACTCTGGCTGCATGGGGATAGAAAAAAGATCCTCCATTGCCCCCTTCACATGATTCGAGCGAGTTGCTGATGCACACATCAGATCTGAAATCTTAAAGGCTCCAATATTTACCTCTAGCCAACGGCCACCTTTGGTTACCAAAGCGCTATTAGCTGCATCTTTATCGGTAGTTTGTTTAACCCACAGTGGTACCCAAGATTTTTTTAAATTTTCTTCTGCACCATTGAGTGTTCCACCTTTCTTACCCGAATGAATTACTAAAGAACTATCAGCTAGGCAATAGATATATTTGTTTCTTGCCATTGCATGGCCGGCATTAAACCCAGCTTCAGGATAGAAAGGTGAGACTAACACTACATTGCCCCCCATCAAGCCTTTACGCCATTTACTGCTAGTCGAAGCTTTTAGTAAGCTATCCGCCATTACACCAATTACCACACCACCTTGCTTTGCAGCTCCCAGCATTGCAGCTTCATCAACACCACGAGCACCACCAGAAATAATAGCAATCCCTTCTGATGCTGCTTTAGCTCCCACTTGATTAGTAAAAGCCAAGTCAGATCCACTAGCATTACGCGAACCGATCACTGCTAGCCCTCCGGCATTTAATAATGTTTTGTTACCGCAGCCAAACAATACTGGTGGGGAATCTATTTTCAACCTCTGCTTTAAGTATCTTGGATATTCCGGATCAGAGCGAGTCACTATCCAAAGACCAGCACGATGCCACTTTTCCATGGCAAGCGCAAGACTATGACCACGGTTTAACAGTTCAATGATTCTTTCTGCACTAATTCGTTTATCGTACCAACCTTGTAACAAGGCTTTAGGCTCTGCAATCAGTAAATCAGCTGGGGTGATAGATTTATCTTTCAACCATACTGCAAAACGGCCCCATTCAGTATTAGTAAGCGGCTTAATGCTTTCAGTACTAGCTTTTGAAAAGTAACAAGTCAACAATAAAGTCGCCTGAGCCGTAGGGGATAATAAGTTAGATATATTCATTAATCTTTTACCGAAGAAGAAGCAAGTGCAGCGGGGTAAACGACGCCGCTACCTGCTTTTTGTAAGAGTGCTGCAATGACTGTCAATGTCCAACCAGAATCAACGATGTCATCTACTAATAAAACTGGCTCACCAGAATACACCCGAGTAACGTGAAAGACACCATCAAGATTTTGACATTGATGAAATCTATTCTGCTGCCCTTTTTGAGGCTGATTATCTTTAACTTTACTGACAGCATCCACAAATGGAATTCCTAATTTTACTGCCAAACGATGAGCAAAGTTAGGCACTAAATTAGGATGATTACGGGACGGAACGCAACATACCCAACGAGGCGCAGGATTTGGCTGCCAACGTTGCTGAATCATTTCAGCCATAGCATCAACTAGTTCATCACAGAAATAGCCTACATGTTTATTATCAGCAACCAGCCTCCCCCACCCTGAATCTCCCCAGCGGGATAAAACACGACCTTCCTGAGCTCGAAGCTGCACAGGTAAGCTTCCTCTAAAGCCGTACTCCATAAATGCATTAGCTGCCACCTGAGCTTTTGGAACGATCACCATTTCTGCGTGTTTTATGAAGGTAGCTGCATGATGTGCAAGCACAGGATCTGTCATCACATTAATAATAGGCAGCCCTAAACAAGATGCACATTTCCCGCAAGGTGTAGGGTCATAATCATCCAATGCGTTGCGTAAAAATGTCATTTTACAACCCGCATCATTAAGATACGCCTGAACCTCTTGCCATTCCTGAATACGTTGCCCAGTTAAATGGGCAATCCGAGCACGATCCATTTGATAGTGCACAGCTGTTCTAAACCAACGACTACTATTCTTAATCACAGGTGAGGGGTTTTCAACGCTCAGTAATTTAAGTACCTTGTCAATCTGGCCATTACGCAAATTTGTTTTTTCCTCAATACCTCGAAGCGTCAAACCATCACTATTTTCCAAAACTTGCAAAATTTCATTCACCTGTACCTCTGATGGAAAAGCTGAATCTCTAAAAAATTCGTGAATATTTTGGTCTTCTATCCCCGACATCAGAATGCCAATTGCATTATCGATTCCACGCCCTGCACGCCCAACCTGTTGATAATAGGCTACGATAGAACCTGGAGCTTGATAATGAATCACAAAACTTAAATCAGGCTTATCGTATCCCATTCCAAGTGCCGTGGTTGCTACTAATACCTTAATATTATTCTCTATCAGTTCATTTTCTAAATATTGTCGATAAAGATGTGTATCTTCTTTTCCTTCAGAATTAACAAAATTAGGATGTGTTACACCACTGTAATAGGCCCGCGCAGATATGTTATTCTGCATCAACCATTTTGAAACCATTTCAGCATCACGTTGAGTCAATACGTAAATAATACCCGTACCATGCAATGTGGGTATCACCTGTGCTAACCATGCTAGACGTGAAGCCTGGTCAGGTAATACCATAGTTTGTAATGCAAGGCTTTCCCTTATCAATGGTCCTCGCTGAATTTGGATATCACCCAACTGAGTTTGAATGTCTTCAACTACGCGATTATTAGCAGTTGCTGTTGTACCCAGAACTGGCGTATTAGCAGGTAACTGGCGAAGAATATTAACAATACGTCTGTAGTCCGGGCGGAAATCATGTCCCCAGTCAGAAATACAGTGCGCTTCATCAATCACCATCAAAGCAATATGGTCTGCAATAGGCTGTAAAACAGTTTCTATAAATTGATCATTGGCTAATCGTTCTGGGGAAATCAGCAAGCAGTCAACCTGATTATTTAGAATCCGTTGCGTGACCAACTGCCAATCATCAGTATTGGTTGAATTCATAGTCTCCGCGATAATACCCAAACGGGCAGCCGACTCAATCTGATTGCGCATCAATGCTAATAGTGGAGAAACAATAATGGTTGGCCCCATTCCTCGATCACGAAAAATTCTAGTACTGATAAAATAAACAGAGCTTTTCCCCCAACCAGTGCGTTGCACTACTAACAATTTCTGGCGATGATTCACCAATGCATCAATGGCCTCCCATTGGCCAT
This portion of the Vespertiliibacter pulmonis genome encodes:
- a CDS encoding type I restriction endonuclease subunit R, which gives rise to MAMTEESLVQEVTADYLLNQLKWDKSVLGMYEKLGREGDLGRTSEREIVLTRYLGKKLIELNPGLPDVAYQEALRVVCENPSSTNIVAVNKEKYCLHKNGVEVSFNNEKGERVKKRLRLFDFDNYENNHFLLVREFWIKGDIYRRRADLIGFVNGIPLLFMEVKNVHKDIRAAYEQNLADYKDTVPHLFYHNAFIIVGNGIDAKIGSVSSKFEHFNDWKRLNESEPGVVDMETLLKGTCSKINLMNIFENFTLFDQSSGRLVKIIARNHQYLGVCRAIDAVINRGEKMGRLGVFWHTQGSGKSYSIVFFAQMVRRKLGGNYTFVVLTDRSDLDTQIYKTFAGCGLVDNDKDPWRADSGKDLKALISQQKAFVFTLIQKFNEKVDPKDPYSERDDIIVMTDEAHRTQYGILSLNMRNALPNANFIGFTGTPLFKDDEITKKVFGDYISTYDFQRAVEDKATVPLYYDARGEELVFIDEDGNEHTVADPKGINERIAEKLDELKM
- a CDS encoding type I restriction enzyme endonuclease domain-containing protein; translated protein: MKDLYEIVDASIDTTTYKTKEPKLDDGRIYDISQIDFERLRQEFARSERKNTTVQSLKTVVEKRLVRLMMQNPLRIDYQEHYEKLVKEYNQEKDRIVIEKTFEALLKLNEALSHEEKRSIREGLDEESLVLFDLLSKSDLQPKDISRIKKLPLYY
- a CDS encoding DsbE family thiol:disulfide interchange protein produces the protein MKTKLIYLPLIIFFGLLIAFLIQLKNNAQGDDPKALESALIGKAIPSFQLPSLLDPQKTVDDSLVKAGKPRLLNVWATWCPTCIAEHYYLTELAKQGVEIIGVNYKDEQEKALKFLSNNKNPYINVIFDRRGSLGLDLGVYGAPETFIIDGNGIIHYRYAGDVNENVWQTILKPIYEKLK
- a CDS encoding cytochrome c-type biogenesis protein, which gives rise to MKKWLLLLLLPTLSIATIEPQQFDSPQQEADYRALIQELRCPQCQNNNIADSNATIAEDMRYKSLELLKQGKNKEEVIHYMVERYGNFVTYDPPITPATIFLWLMPLLLISIGILIMASRRKLATQAKNSSPKTINNLDHTRLQQILNEQGNKDK
- a CDS encoding PepSY domain-containing protein, encoding MENQINTVVRKVHRYLGFFLLVIMAMYSISGMILIYRDINLFKYPVHIEKALSVEQAEAIDLGKTDLGKALKIKEFKILKTEGDLVYFEQGTYNKASRMANYTLLSYPKWLQTLVDLHKGNSTYRYAWLRTLFGFCLLFFALSAFLMFPLRSKLFTQGRWIIAAGTALALVILLF
- the ccmI gene encoding c-type cytochrome biogenesis protein CcmI; protein product: MKFWIILAFITLIISCIAFYPLLKKNLHINNQKRDKLNKAFYFNRLQEVEREANEGIIDDPEQTKLELQQSLLEDIPTDNELSLSHKNSLGKIWFIGLLLTLGTVSTAVYLNVGSWFVGTMVENNHKKLDYFYERLKNEENEPLSSEEINQFAIALRVELQSRPQDDSAWFLLGQIGMATENFSMALESYAKATEIKPNNLLYKQKYAEMLMSSNDPKDKMAGEKIIFTIINQDPSNLGALRLLAFSQFEKGEFEMAAKTWEMMLKLLPENDSSRTVIERSIQSALSLMKAQHSSPPVQPSPLPKQP
- a CDS encoding AAA family ATPase, with product MIKNIPYIKKLGVFDDFNWDSEVRNNGGSVQNFVDINIIYGRNYSGKTTLSRIIRALETGYLSDKYGGLHLN
- a CDS encoding AAA family ATPase, translating into MTLASLSSNSKNIRVFNEDFIRDNLRFITNPDDSIEPLAILGDDNNKIEQEIKILEVELGSNVEGQETGLFADKKQAADEYHDALGSYNQLKDNLEKQLSDKATNRDIGIKYKPERFGDQNYTITKLKTDITTVSSPDFQQLTSEQVSEHEKLIDERVLLAIPKFYSPQLSFLSLAQQVETLITKPISESDKIQELVKDAVLNRWVNEGRTNHRNKHEKCAFCDNEISAERWAELDKHFDVESELLEKSIDALLAKIETENQRVHDALTIDQSVFYSKFHSQLTALDLRLKAAIKDYQFALGNLAKQLRARKGDILNVKDYESPADGTANLMQIWQEYSDLCAQSELFSSSLAGEQTKAKANLRLKEVAEYLLTIDYQTQLNSIEALQQKRDEAQQAQVMAKKRELNDEEKGAKKVNEYLNNFFGHQFLTLEAKKGEGPTQDVKRIRFEVLRDGKKAYHLSEGECSLLAFCYFLAKLDDIATKDSKPIIWIDDPISSLDGNHIFFIYSLLNAEVVEKGKFAQLFVSTHNLDFLKYLKRLEGNYFTPEGGKVKKYQKAYFIVARQDKKSSLQAMPSNLKDYVTEFNYLFHQICKCASLDTIDDTNYVTFYNFANNARKFFEIFLYYRYPDQGMTLKTLSAFLGEDSIPAVLIDRINNEYSHLSGVFERGHPLWKCQRCKLPPNK
- a CDS encoding DNA-processing protein DprA; this encodes MNISNLLSPTAQATLLLTCYFSKASTESIKPLTNTEWGRFAVWLKDKSITPADLLIAEPKALLQGWYDKRISAERIIELLNRGHSLALAMEKWHRAGLWIVTRSDPEYPRYLKQRLKIDSPPVLFGCGNKTLLNAGGLAVIGSRNASGSDLAFTNQVGAKAASEGIAIISGGARGVDEAAMLGAAKQGGVVIGVMADSLLKASTSSKWRKGLMGGNVVLVSPFYPEAGFNAGHAMARNKYIYCLADSSLVIHSGKKGGTLNGAEENLKKSWVPLWVKQTTDKDAANSALVTKGGRWLEVNIGAFKISDLMCASATRSNHVKGAMEDLFSIPMQPELFAEEDSNSCSKTKAKEEIIQLEGEVTENEKQEETIINSDQLSNNDIKQRNTIDFYQLFISELEYLASEPVAIDVLIEKTQLHKSQVTEWLKRAEEAGGVKKINRPVRYQVINNK